From one Anomalospiza imberbis isolate Cuckoo-Finch-1a 21T00152 chromosome 25, ASM3175350v1, whole genome shotgun sequence genomic stretch:
- the AIRIM gene encoding AFG2-interacting ribosome maturation factor, translating into MAAMAAPVAALRAWLEAAARAEAAARAALAAAAPLLGALAALAAQMRALRRLPWDAAPLGAFPDLRARLWQKQRGAAEALLEQLGERREELRAVRDAVGAASSAALRLLEERGPAELGLAAVLRRGPRCPSLADVLEGLQDVERYYRHLYLESKLLLQRLSLDSLADVEALPQSWERILERYKEDDVVQGTLLKVSLFLENHHEVSCSPGS; encoded by the exons ATGGCGGCGATGGCGGCGCCCGTGGCCGCGCTCCGGGCCTGGTTggaggcggcggcgcgggccgaggcggcggcgcgggcggctCTGGCAGCCGCGGCCCCGCTGCTGGGCGCGCTGGCCGCGCTGGCGGCGCAGATGCGGGCGTTGCGGCGGCTGCCGTGGGACGCCGCGCCGCTCGGCGCCTTCCCGGATCTGCGGGCGCGGCTGTGGCAGAAACAGCGCGGCGCGGCCGAGgcgctgctggagcagctcggCGAGCGGCG GGAGGAGCTCCGGGCCGTGCGGGACGCCGTGGGCGCCGCCAGCAGCGCTGCGCTGCGGCTCCTGGAGGAACGGGGCCCGGCCGAGCTGGGGCTGGCGGCGGTTCTGCGGCGTGGTCCGCGCTGCCCCTCGCTGGCCGACGTgttggaggggctgcaggacgtGGAACGCTACTACCGGCACCT GTACTTGGAGAGCAAACTGCTCCTGCAGCGCCTCAGCTTGGACAGCCTGGCGGACGTGGAAGCCCTCCCGCAGTCCTGGGAGAGGATTTTGGAGCGCTACAAAGAGGACGACGTCGTTCAAG GTACACTCCTGAAGGTCTCACTGTTCCTGGAGAACCATCACGAGGTGAGCTGCTCacctggctcctga